In Spirosoma pollinicola, the genomic window AGGAAAGCCCGATTTAGTAGCTAACGGCTTACGCCAACAGCTTGTAAACTGTTAGCGTAAACCGCTGGCTGATAATGTTATTGACCGGCCTCTTTCATCAGACGTTCGCCTTTGGCGATCGCATCTTCAATCGTACCAACCAGGTTAAAGGCAGCTTCTGGCAAGTGGTCATACTTACCATCAATGATTTGGTTGAAGCCTTTGATCGTATCTTCGATAGGTACGAGAACGCCTTTCAAGCCAGTGAACTGTTCGGCTACGAAGAACGGCTGTGACAGGAAACGTTGTACCCGACGAGCGCGGCTTACAATAAGTTTATCTTCTTCCGATAATTCTTCCAGACCCAGAATGGCAATAATATCCTGCAATTCTTTATAGCGTTGCAGAATTTCTTTTACCCGTTGAGCAGTATTATAATGTTCGTCGCCAAGTACTTCGGCCGACAAAATCCGCGAGGTAGAATCAAGTGGGTCAACGGCAGGATAGATACCTAACTCGGCGATTTTACGGCTCAATACGGTCGTAGCATCTAAGTGAGCAAAGGTTGTAGCCGGAGCCGGGTCAGTCAAGTCATCGGCAGGTACATAAACGGCCTGTACCGAGGTGATCGAACCGCGCTTGGTCGACGTAATCCGCTCCTGCATCACACCCATTTCGGTAGCCAGCGTAGGCTGGTAACCTACAGCTGATGGCATACGACCCAACAGAGCCGATACTTCAGAACCCGCTTGGGTAAACCGGAAAATGTTATCAACGAAGAACAGGATATCACGACCTTCGCCTTCACCGTCGCCATCGCGGAAGTGTTCGGCAATGGTCAAACCTGACAGGGCTACACGAGCACGTGCTCCCGGTGGCTCGTTCATCTGACCGAACACGAATGTAGCCTGGCTGTTGGTCATTTCAGCCAAATCAACTTTGGACAAATCCCAGCCGCCTTCTTCCATCGAGTGTTTAAACGCGTCGCCGTACCGGATAATGCCCGCTTCGATCATTTCACGAAGAAGGTCATTTCCCTCACGGGTACGCTCGCCAACACCGGCAAATACGGAAAGACCCGCATAGGCTTTAGCAATGTTGTTGATCAATTCCTGAATCAATACAGTCTTACCAACACCGGCCCCACCGAAGAGACCGATTTTACCACCCTTAGCATAAGGCTCAAGAAGGTCAATAACTTTAATACCGGTAAACAGTACTTCGGTCGAGGTAGCAAGATCTTCAAATTTTGGTGCAGCGCGGTGAATAGGCAAACCAACACCGGTCGTCTTAGGCTGGGGGATACCGTCAATGGCTTCGCCAACGACGTTAAAAAGCCGCCCCCGGATGCCTTCGCCCGTTGGCATTGTAATCTGATGGCCCAGGTCAACAACCTCAATGCCACGGTATAGACCGTCTGTCGAGTCCATAGCGATTGTCCGAACACGGTCTTCGCCTAGGTGTTGCTGAACTTCCAGAATTACCTGTTGTCCATTGGCTTTAATTACTTTGAGGGCGTCCAGGATGGCGGGAATTCGTGAGCCTTCGCCCTCGAAACTCACGTCCACGACCGGCCCGATTATTTGCGTAATCTTACCCGTATTCACTGCCGTTGCCGTACTCATTTGTATAGGATATTCTTTTAATTATATGTTGCCCATTGTTTGGGACTGCAAAAGTAGGAGAAAAACAGCGTAAGGTCAAGGAACGCTCTAGTCATTTTCCTGCTGATTCTTACCGGAATAGGTTTAGCAATAAGGTTTTTACGATAAAAAGTAAACAAAAGCGGCTTGGAGCGGATTTGTACAAAAGTTAGTTGACTCCAATTTCTCGCTGGTCAATAGTCGTCTGTGATGATATACTAGTCACAGGCCCCGACACCTTGGCCGTTGTTAACTCTGCATTACTAACCATAGACTCACGACAGACGACTTCTTTTTCATGCTGCAACAACGTTCAAGTGGCTTATTGCTTCATATAACATCATTACCCTCGGCACACGGCGTTGGCGATTTAGGCGCCGAAGCGTACCGTTTTGCCGATTTTCTGGAGGATTCCGGGCAAACGTACTGGCAGATTTTGCCATTAACGCCTGTTGATCCCGGTGCAGGTTTTTCTCCTTACAGTAGTCCGTCTGCTTTTGCCGGTAACATCTTAATGATCAATCTGGAAAAGCTGGCTGAAGAAAATTTATTGAGTCCTGATCAATTGGCGATCTTTAACGAACAGCCTGTTCGTGATGTAACCGTAACCGAAGCACCCGGTACATCGGGCGATACAGCTACGGGAGTCTTGGCTGGTCCACTCGTTTTAGCTCCGTCGACACTCCATGCGGCCTGGATAAAAAAACGACCTTTATTAGTTCAAGCAGCCGAAACCTTTCTGCGCGATGCTACGCCCGCTCAGCGTAGTGACTATGATCGGTTTTGTGCCTTACAGGCCGATTGGCTTGACGATTATGCTCTTTTCACTGCCTTGCAGGAGTCGACGGGTGAGCCAGCATGGGTGCGCTGGCCCACTGAACTCGTCCGACGTGAACCGGTTGCGCTGGCTCAGCAAACAGAGCTGCTGCATGAGCAAATTGAGATTCTGAAAGTGCTTCAGTACTTCTTTACACAGCAATGGAATGGGCTTATGGCCTACTGTTATGCAAAGAAGATTCACCTCATGGGCGATATTCCCATTTACGTTCAGTTCAACAGTGCTGACGTTTGGGCAAATCCAGACTTGTTTAAACTCGATGCCAATTTCCAGCCGCTATTTGTTGCTGGTGCTCCCCCCGATTATTTTAGCGAATACGGACAGCGTTGGGGCAATCCTATTTATGACTGGGCCGAACACGAGCGCACCGGCTTTGCCTGGTGGATGCGCCGGTTGCGTCACCAAATGTCTTTGTATAGTCTGACCCGTCTGGATCATTTCCTGGGTTTTGCTGTCTATTGGGAAATCCCGGCCAGCGAGCCAACAGCTAAAGTTGGGGAGTGGGTAAAAGCGCCTATCGAAGCGTTTATGCACGCCATGCACCGGCAGTTTGTGCAGTTGCCTATTATTGCTGAAGATTTAGGCGCTAAAGCCGCCGATATCCAGCCGTATCTGCGCCATTACGGCATACCGGGTATGCGGGTGATTCAGTTTGGGTTTGGTCATGATATGCCGACTTCGACCTATGCTGTGCATAATCACGCAGAGAACTTTGTAGTCTATTCCGGTACCCACGACAATAATACGACCTTAGGGTGGTTTCGGGAGTCAGATGAGTTGCATCGCCAGCGAATGAACGACTATCTTGGTATTGAGGTAACGGAAGAAAACGTGGTGGATCAGGTATGCCGTCTGACGATGCAATCGGTGGCACGGCTGGCCATATTACCTGTTCAAGACGTATTGAACCTTGACGAAACAAACCGAATGAATACACCCGGATTGGGGGGGCGAAGCTGGCAGTGGCGCTTGCAATCCGGGCAGTTAACAAATGAAGTGGCTCAAAAGCTTTTGGCACTAACAAAAATGACTGGTAGGGTATAACAGGTTGATAGCGTGTGGTAAATCACGCGCTGATTGTTTTCAGGCACTTTGCCGGTATCACATTGATAAGTAAGAGGGGCGTTTAGACCAGACCTGGTTTGAACGCCCCTCTTTTTTGTATGTAGGCCATTCGATACAATTAATTGACGGGTAATGACAGCGTTGCAAATACCCGTCAATGTCAATATATTACGTATTACGTTACTTTGGCATTATAAATGCTTTGTTAAAAAATAGATTGCTCAGATACCCCTTACTAAAAGTTTGACATCTCTCAAATGGTACACAACCTCTACACAGCTTTCTATTTAAACGTATGTCCTTAATCGCTCTGATGGTTTAGCTGACTTATTCACATTAATTTACATGACTAATGTTTAAAAAATTATCCACCTCACTGTTACAACTGACTGGATTTGTTTTATTGGTAACTGCCTGTAAAACTTCAATTGACACACAGCCAGTTAGTTCAGGTAAAGCTATCGAATCATTTACATTTGCCGGTCTGACCCCAACCGTAACAGGCGTTGTTGATTCGGTTATACACACTGTAAGAGCCACGGTGCCGGTTGGTACAGATTTGGCCAAATTGGCTCCAACATTTATCCTCTCGCAGAACGCTATAATATCTCCTGCGTCAGCGGTTGCCCAGAACTTTAGCAAACCTGTTTCGTATACCGTAACGGCAATGGATAGTTCAGTTCAGCCATACACCGTCACCGTTAGTACAGCGAGCACCATTACAAACGGAGGCTCACTGGTTTATATAGGCAGTGGGTCTGGTAACTTTTTTGCCATTGATGGTGGTACAGGTGTAACGAAATGGCGGATGTCTACAGGCACATCAATTTCGTCTAGTGCCTTTGTTGCGGCCGGACTGGTGTTTACCGGTAGCGAAAATGGCAATATCTATGCGTTCGATGCCGAAGCGGGTACTCAACGCTGGAAATTTGGCACCGGAAGTAGTGTCCTGTCAAGCCCGGTCGTATCGGGCACACTGGTATATGTAGGTAGCGAAGACCAGAATCTATACGCCCTCAATGCGTTGACGGGTGTGCAGCGATGGAAATTTGGTACGGCGGGTGGTGTTACATCCAGTCCGACAGTGGTGAACGGAACCGTTTATTTTGCCAGTAAAGATCAAACGCTGTATGCACTCGATGCCGCTACGGGAACTCAACGCTGGAAATTTGGTGCTGGCGGAAAGATCACCTCCAGCCCGGCCGTGGTTGGCGGTCTGGTTTATATCGGTACTAACGATTATAACCTATATGCCCTTGACGCTGTAACAGGTGTCATTAAATGGAAATTCAGTACGGGTGGTATTATTACATCGAGCCCGGTTGTTGCTGATGGCGTTGTTTATGTAGGAGGAGAGGACCAGAATCTATATGCCCTTGATGCGGCTACCGGTGTTTTACGTTGGAAATATGGTACCAGTGGCCGCATAACCGGCAGTGCTGCCATTGACAACGGGCTGGTTTATTTCGGAAGTGACGACAAAACGTTTTATGCGCTCGATACCGCTACCGGAAAATTCCGCTGGAAATTCAGCACGGGTAGTGTCATCAGCGCAAGCCCCATAGTCTATAATGGGTTCATTTACATCGGTGGTCAGGATACAAGTTTATATTGCCTGAATTCGACAAGTGGCGTATTGCGGTGGCGTGTGCCGCTTGATGCGAAACTCTTGTCGAGCCCTTGCTTAGCCACAACAGATTTAGTCCCTTTTGCCGCCGGCATTAGTGGCGGACATCAGTAACCGTAATCTTTCTTTGTATTGATACTTCTTCCGAAACGCAGTAGGCACTAACACGCTGTTACCTGCGTTTCTTTTTTATGTCATCCTTATTTTTCTGGAAAGAGTGGAGTCGTGTCAATCGGCTTACCTATCTGATTAGTGCTATTGGTTTCATTATCAGCCTTGTTCTATTTGCTGTTGCCTGGGCGCAGGGTCTGGGCAATGTTGTTCGTTGGGATGTGCTGAGCGAGCTTAACGAATTGCCGATCACCTTTCATACTTTCTCCGACGGTCTGCTCGACTATGCTGTCAATGGGAAAGCTTACGCTATTTCAGAACAATTTATGGCGGGTGCCATGCAGGTACGACCGGGCGTGGCTACTGCGTTTCTGATTGGTATTTGTCTGGCCTTTGTGCTCCTAATGAGTGCCATCACCCGGTTTAGTCGGATTCGTTATTTAATCAGTATGGCCGTATTAATTCTCGGTCTGGCGTTTTTTCGGTGGGAGATGCTCGAAATACCGGGTCTGGGTAGCAATTACCTATTTCTACTGTTGGCGTTTGTGTTCGGCTCGGTCAGTTATTATTTCCATGCTTTCCGCCCCGATTATACGGTTGCGATTCGACTTGCTGCGTTTAGTGCGTTAATGATCCTCGTCGCCATAGGGGTGGGGGCACTCTCGCCTGTGAAGTTCCCCGCACTGGTTCTTGTGAGTTATGGAATGCCGGTTCTGCTCGTGTTCAGCATCGGCTTCGTTTTCTTCATCGCCACCGAAATTATTGCTGGACTTGTCTGGCTTACATCGGCCGGTCGCTCAGAAGGCACAAGTACACAAGTGGGCCAACGGCGTGTGCTGGGTATCAATAATTTCCTGTTTATCAGTGCGCTGTATTTGATTAATCTGGCCCTTATCTGGCTTAAAAACACGCGCTCCATCGACTGGGATGTACTGGCCATAAGTCCATTTATTCTCTACATAATCTCGGTGACGCTGGGCATTTGGGGGTTCCGCCGGTTGACTCAGCAGCAGGACGCTTTCTCGTTTCGCGATGCGGGTGCTTACCTGTATACGGGCCTTGCATTGCTCACGACGCTGACGATTGGGTATGCGTTTGCTACGGCAAATGACCCGTTAGTCGAGGTTTTTGAGGATATAATTGTGTACACACATCTGGCAATGGGACTGGTCTTTGTCGCCTATGTCGTTATCAATTTCCTGCCAATCTATCAGCAAAGTCTCCCTGTTTATCGGATTCTTTATAAGCCCAAACGGCTTGAATTGAGTCTGTTCCGGATAGTGGGTGTCGTGGGTGTTGTTGTCCTGCTGGCATCGGGCGGTCTGATCACGTTTCGTCAAAGCGTGGCCGGGTATTACAATGGACTCGGCGATGTGTATACAGCTACGAACGAACCACAATCGGCCAATGCCTTCTATCAACTTGCGCTCGAACAGGAATTTCAGAACCATAAATCGAATTATGCGCTGGCATCTCTGGCCTTATCGCAGAATAACCAGACGGCGGCTGCTTTCTTTTTTCAACAGGCCCTTTTGAAGCAACCCAACCCACAGGATTATGCCGGATTAAGTCAGACTTATCTGCAAACGAACTTGTTTTTCGAAGCCGTCAAAGTTCTTCAGCGGGGTATTCGGGCATTTCCGAAAAGTGGCGAGTTACAGAATAACCTCGGATTTCTGTATGCACGCACCAGCGTAGCCGATTCAGCTTATTACTACCTAAAGTCGGCAACTGGTCTGGCGGGTCGGGAGGAGGTTCCCGAATCGAACTTGCTTTCTTTTTATGCGCGTAACCCAAACGTGCTAGCGGCCGATTCAACGTTGATTTCGGAACGGAAAGACTTTTCGTATGAGTCGTATCAGGCTAATGCGCTGGTTCTTCAACTCATAGACCCTGCCAAAGCCGCCAAAGCTGGTAAACCCGGCTGGCTGGAAAGTGAGTCTGCTAAGCAGGGACTAAGCGTTGGGCGTTTTGCCAGTTTGTACAATTATACCCTCGCCGGGGAGGAGATTGACACCGTTTTGACGAGTACGCTACAGCGGCTATCAGAGAACCCTGTCAATCAGGATTTTACGGACGATCTGTTGTTGGCCCGAGCTGTAGCCGAATACAAACGACACAACCAGCCAGCCGCCTTTAGCCTGCTGAGTCAACTGGCCGAAAACGATCAGCGAAACGGCTCTACATATCGCTCCATCACAGGTTTACTGTTGTTAGAACAGGGTTTATACCGACTGGCTGCCGAAACGTTTGGCGCTAACTCCGATACAACGTCTATTTATTACCGGGCCATAGCGTTTACTAAAGCAAATGATCCGGCTCTGGCGCAGTCGTTCTGGGAAGTCGCGGCCAAAAATGATCCGGCTGTGGCAGCCTTGAAACAAGTGTTGTATCAGGAGCGCAAACCGCAAACGGATTTAGAAAAAGCAGTTTACGCTACCTATAAAACCGATGATTTTAACCGGGGTGCATACTGGGAAACCATTCAGGAACCTAGTCTAAAAACAGTAGCGGGTGTTGCCTTGATTAATGACTACCTCGATCAGTTACAGTGGCGTAATGCCCAGTTGGTGCTTTCTGGATTGCCCGATTCAAAAAAGGTAAGCTCCGTGGCTGCTTCATTGCGGAATGTAGCAGCTATTCGTTTATCGGCCTTTCGGCGGAGTGTTGGCTCGGCAGAAACGATGGCGAAGGAGCTTATCTTACCGCAATATCAGGCCGAACGCGATTATTGGCTTGGGCAGACGTATGAACGTACCCGCCGAACGGCTCAGGCACAAAAGGCCTATCGGCAGGCCCTGCAGCTGGCTCCTCTGAATGCCCAGATCGTTACATCAGCTGCACAGCTTGCACGGCAACAAAAACAAACCAAATCAGCCTATGATCTCGTCCTTACAGCTTTGCCATTTAACGAAGACAAGGCTGATTTGCTGAAAACGTATATTGCCTTATGTCTGGACTTAAGCTTGCCCGACTACGCCGAAAGTGGCTTGACCAAGCTTCAGGCTGCCACTACGCCTGCCGACTATCAGGCGTTTATGGCGACTTATCAGGAAAAATTAGCGTCAATCGAAAAGAGTAAAGAGAAATTTCTGCAATAAGGTAGATTTGTCTATTCAGCCCAACCGAATTATGAACATTATTGAAACCCGCGATATTGCCAAGCGCTATGTAATGGGCACCGAAGTTGTAGAAGCCCTCAAGTCGATTACGATTAGTATTCAGAAAGGCGAGTATGTCGCGTTTATGGGACCATCCGGCTCGGGAAAGTCAACGCTGATGAATATTGTTGGTTGTCTGGATACGCCAACCTCCGGCCAGTATATTCTGAATAATCAGGACGTAAGCGGTATGGGCGAAAACGAACTGGCTGAAGTTCGTAATAAGGAGATTGGGTTTGTGTTTCAGACGTTCAACCTGCTGCCCCGCCAGACGTCCCTGGAAAACGTAGCCCTGCCACTCATTTATGCGGGTTATAACAAAGCTGACCGTACTGAAAAGGCGATGATGGCGCTCAAAAATGTTGGCCTGGAGAACCGGGCTGGCCACCGGCCAAACGAACTTTCGGGTGGTCAGCGGCAACGCGTGGCCGTTGCACGGGCGCTGGTCAATGATCCAAGTATTCTGCTTGCCGATGAACCAACGGGTAACCTAGACACCAAGACATCCTACGAAATCATGGATCTCTTCGACCAGATTCACAGCAAAGGCAATACCGTGATCATGGTTACCCACGAAGAGGACATCGCCGAATACGCGCACCGTATTGTCCGGCTTCGCGATGGCCTCGTTGAAACCGACCGGGCCAATGCAAACATTCGTAAAGCTCAGGTGCTTATGCAGTCGCTAGGCCAATAAGAAAGTAATTATTTAACCGTACTTTTTCATTTTTCATGATTATATTTCGCTCTAATCATGACGAAAAATGCGCCGTAAAATCCTCCTTACCCTGCTCGGAGTTTTTGTCCTTATTCAGTTTGTCAGACCAGAGAAAAACCAGTCGACGGGCATGTCGGTTAACGATATTACAACTAAATACGCTGTTCCTGCTGATGTTCACAACCTGCTGAAGCGGTCTTGCTTCGATTGCCATTCCAATAATACAGTTTACCCCTGGTACGATACTGTTCAGCCCGTTTCCTGGTGGCTCAATCACCATATTAACGAAGCAAAAGGAGAGCTTAACTTTTCAGAGTTTGCCTCTTATTCACCCAAAAAAGCCGATCATAAACTGGAAGAGATAGGGGAGTCTGTTACCGAAGGCTGGATGCCCCTAAGCTCATACCTGTGGATTCATCACGATGCTAAACTCAAACCCGAAGAAGCCAAACTAATTGCTGATTGGGCGAGCCAGTTGCGGGCAAAACTAGACGTTCCTGCTGATCCAAAAGGAGAGGAGCATCACGAGGGTCATTTATAGATCAGTGTCTTTTTTTTTGATGTCGGGTCTGAGGACCCGACATCAAAAAATACACAGAATTTACGCTTTCAAATTGATCTTCCGGCCTGTTTCTGCGGCTTGATAAATGGCTTGTAATAGCTTCGTATCCCGCAGACCTTCTGCGCCCGTAACATGGTCGGGGAGTTGCTTGCCGTCGAGAAGGTCTTTGCAAACGCCATCCATATGGGCAGCCTGATGGTTGACAACGGGCATCTCAATGGGACCTTTACTGGTACGCCCTTTGAGCGGGCCATAGCCAAAAGCGGGCGATAGTTCAAACCAGCCTTTCTCGCAGGACGCATAAAGTCGCTCAACACCCGATGCGTAACTTGTTGTGGAGTTGGAAACGGCACCCCCCGGAAATTCAAACTGCCAGAACATCGTTTCTTCGACATCCTTAAATTTTACGGGGTCTGTTTTTGGAGCAAACTGGGCGGTTACCGAAATAGGTTCTTCGCCCGTTACATACCGGGTGCCCTGTACAGCATAAATACCTACGTCCATCAGGGGGCCGCCACCCGCCATGCTTTTTTTCAATCGCCATTGAGTAGGGTCGCCACTCCGAAAGCCATCGCTGCTTTCTATAAACTTAACGGCACCGAACACTTTTTCCTGTCCAAGCCGCATAATCTCTTTAGTGAATGGCTCATAATGCAGCCGATAACCAATAGCCAGTTGCTTGTTTGCCTTCTTGCAGGCATCAATCATGGCCTGGCACTCTTTCGGGTAAATTGCCATTGGTTTCTCACAAATGACGTGCTTCCCCGCCTGCGCGGCCCGAATTACATACTCGGCGTGCATTGAGTTTGGGAGCACCACATACACGACGTCTATATCTTTGTTATCCGCAATCCGGTCGAAGTTTTTGTAATCGTAGACATTGGCCTTTGGGATGTTGTATTTCTGCATCCATTCAGTGGCTTTTGACGGCGTACCCGTTACAATGCCAGCCAGTCGGCAGTTTTTTGTCTCTTGCAGTGCCGGTGCCAGCAGGTTTGCGCTATAATACCCGAGCCCAACTAAAGCGATGCCCAGTTTGCGGCCCGGCTGGCCCAAACTTTCGTTATCTGCATTTTTCAGCAATGAATAAAGGCCGCTGGATTCATTCTGGGCAAATTGATTATTGCCATAGCCCAGGAGCGGTAAAGATAAGGCCGATGCACCTGCGCCAAGATTGCGTAGAAAGGTGCGCCGGGAATTCGCGTCTTGATTTTTCATGAGTAGCCGTTTAGGGAAACTCGGTGAAGCTACGGAATGTGCTGCACTTCAGAGTCTATAAAAAAAGCACCAAAGCCGGGTTTTCTACCAGCTTTGGTGCTCTGTCATCCACGTTTTAATATTGCTTTATACAAGTCAACTCTGTGTCTATACCACACAGTTTGTCGAATTTGCCAGGTCAGGAACATGATAAATCTCACGGCTATGGATCGACGGCCTGTTCGCCAGGATTCGTGGCTAATTTACTGGCAATCCTGACTGCAACCGGGGAGCCATACAACTAGTTGGTATTGGCGCGGCCACCTGCGACACGCTCGAATTCTTGCAGATGATTATATGCTAGACAACTGAAGTTGTGCTTCAAAATGGGCTCGAACCTGTTGAGTGACTTTATGCTTATACTCTCGTTTCCGTAGGGTACGGCTGCGGTGGTTAGCCTTGATTAAGGTGAGCGGCTTCTCAGGAAAAGGAATTGCTAAAGTATATAACTGATTTGGTTGTTTTTCTCCTCCTAGCGCATCCCAAAATGCATCAAAGTTAAAATGAGTCGCCCCATTCGCTAAATTTCTCTCATTGCCCGCACCCCAGATGCACTTCAGATCACAAGCTAGAGAGATCCCTTGCAAGGCTGCCATCAGTAGAGCAGACGGAGAAATATCAAATAGAGCTTTAGTAGCTTGTTTGACAAGGTCAGGGTTTCTAACACCTTGGATCCCTCCTACAAAAAGGCTTTGACCGAACAACGAGTTCTCCAACTGCTCACCAACAATTGTAAATCGAATGGAGTAAACAGGAATCTTATTAAATTCCAATACGACGGCTAATTCACCCTCCCAGTCTATACCGGATGGAAATAACAGACTAATACTAAATGAGTCAGTGCCTTGGCAATCTTGCCAGATATAGGTTTTGTGAAGAATATCCTTAAAAAAGTGGGGATGCACGCATTTGGTGAAATAGCGGTAATGACTAGTGAGTAAAACCAGTTTATCTTTAGTAGGCAAATTAAGGGCTAAATACTGACCTAGATATTTGTATAATAGGCGGGGGTTTTCTTGCACTAAAGCCGCAACTTGTGGATTGATTTTTAGTAATTGAGTCAGTTCATAATGTTCCGGAAAGTGCCAAATAATTTGCCTGAATCGGAAGCCTGTTCTTAATGTGTACAGCATCCCTCGACGAATTACCTGATTAATTACCTTATATAAAGTTGTGAAATTAATAGAATTGGTATGTTTTGATAAGGATACAGAACCAGTAAATAGTTTCATTATACATTCGCAATTGGTGCAAGCGGACGAGTATTGCTTTTAAACGGCAAGTTATTCACTAATCTGAAAACTTGACTTATTATTTGGTCAACTTTACTAAGCGGTAGTTCAAACAGGTTTATCGACTTACCTTGGATTTATATACAAAAAGGTGCAAAAACCGTCAAAACTTCACCGCAGCTATACCATGAATTGGTCAACAGTATCCATTTGAAAAAACAACTCGGTGTCATTTAAGAACATGAGTTTGTTATAGCCTATCTTCAAGATGGCACCTCGCTTCCATCGAAACCAATACCTCCTCCAATCAATGCTTCGCTCAATGTCTGACTGAAACTGCCGTCTCAATTTATAATAGACAGCTTATCATCTCGAAGTAGAATAAATGAGTTCTATTTTTATATTTCTGTTGTTTTACATCAAACTCAGCGGGGCCGTCACCAGCCCCGCTGGTCTTCAGAACAGTGCATGAAACTGTCACTTCACACGGCTCTTCAATGAAGCGGTAATTGTCACCTATACCTTGCCGGACAACATCTCATGTTAGGATCCCTCCTTGAGTCGGGATGACAAAAGCAACGCATTGAATTTTTAATACTTAATTAGAAATCTATTTGTAATTCACACTGACTTTAAAAAATATACTTGTTCTCGGCAATCATGGCGTCGGCAATCTGACGGCGGGCATCTTTCAGATTCAACGGCTCAATTTTGGTGAACCGTTTCAAACCCATCAACATACCCCGTAGTTCATCTCCCTCGGCAAACGACGTTATTGCTGACCGACCGGCGTTATTAACTTTCTCAACAGCTTCATGCAGGTACACTAGCGCCATTTGCTTTTGCAGGGCAACAGCTTCCTCGCCTTTAATCCCGATCAATTTCTCAACACGAAGCAATACAGATTCAGCCACGTAGATTTCTATGGCCATATCAGCTACGTTCATCAGGATTTCCTGCTCGTTGGAAAGGTTCATCATGAACTTCTGAACGGCGGCACCCGATACCATCAGGGCAGCTTTCTTCAGGTTGCGGATAACTTTTTTCTCGGCAATAAATAC contains:
- a CDS encoding tetratricopeptide repeat protein, with the translated sequence MSSLFFWKEWSRVNRLTYLISAIGFIISLVLFAVAWAQGLGNVVRWDVLSELNELPITFHTFSDGLLDYAVNGKAYAISEQFMAGAMQVRPGVATAFLIGICLAFVLLMSAITRFSRIRYLISMAVLILGLAFFRWEMLEIPGLGSNYLFLLLAFVFGSVSYYFHAFRPDYTVAIRLAAFSALMILVAIGVGALSPVKFPALVLVSYGMPVLLVFSIGFVFFIATEIIAGLVWLTSAGRSEGTSTQVGQRRVLGINNFLFISALYLINLALIWLKNTRSIDWDVLAISPFILYIISVTLGIWGFRRLTQQQDAFSFRDAGAYLYTGLALLTTLTIGYAFATANDPLVEVFEDIIVYTHLAMGLVFVAYVVINFLPIYQQSLPVYRILYKPKRLELSLFRIVGVVGVVVLLASGGLITFRQSVAGYYNGLGDVYTATNEPQSANAFYQLALEQEFQNHKSNYALASLALSQNNQTAAAFFFQQALLKQPNPQDYAGLSQTYLQTNLFFEAVKVLQRGIRAFPKSGELQNNLGFLYARTSVADSAYYYLKSATGLAGREEVPESNLLSFYARNPNVLAADSTLISERKDFSYESYQANALVLQLIDPAKAAKAGKPGWLESESAKQGLSVGRFASLYNYTLAGEEIDTVLTSTLQRLSENPVNQDFTDDLLLARAVAEYKRHNQPAAFSLLSQLAENDQRNGSTYRSITGLLLLEQGLYRLAAETFGANSDTTSIYYRAIAFTKANDPALAQSFWEVAAKNDPAVAALKQVLYQERKPQTDLEKAVYATYKTDDFNRGAYWETIQEPSLKTVAGVALINDYLDQLQWRNAQLVLSGLPDSKKVSSVAASLRNVAAIRLSAFRRSVGSAETMAKELILPQYQAERDYWLGQTYERTRRTAQAQKAYRQALQLAPLNAQIVTSAAQLARQQKQTKSAYDLVLTALPFNEDKADLLKTYIALCLDLSLPDYAESGLTKLQAATTPADYQAFMATYQEKLASIEKSKEKFLQ
- the atpD gene encoding F0F1 ATP synthase subunit beta; amino-acid sequence: MSTATAVNTGKITQIIGPVVDVSFEGEGSRIPAILDALKVIKANGQQVILEVQQHLGEDRVRTIAMDSTDGLYRGIEVVDLGHQITMPTGEGIRGRLFNVVGEAIDGIPQPKTTGVGLPIHRAAPKFEDLATSTEVLFTGIKVIDLLEPYAKGGKIGLFGGAGVGKTVLIQELINNIAKAYAGLSVFAGVGERTREGNDLLREMIEAGIIRYGDAFKHSMEEGGWDLSKVDLAEMTNSQATFVFGQMNEPPGARARVALSGLTIAEHFRDGDGEGEGRDILFFVDNIFRFTQAGSEVSALLGRMPSAVGYQPTLATEMGVMQERITSTKRGSITSVQAVYVPADDLTDPAPATTFAHLDATTVLSRKIAELGIYPAVDPLDSTSRILSAEVLGDEHYNTAQRVKEILQRYKELQDIIAILGLEELSEEDKLIVSRARRVQRFLSQPFFVAEQFTGLKGVLVPIEDTIKGFNQIIDGKYDHLPEAAFNLVGTIEDAIAKGERLMKEAGQ
- a CDS encoding outer membrane protein assembly factor BamB family protein, with amino-acid sequence MFKKLSTSLLQLTGFVLLVTACKTSIDTQPVSSGKAIESFTFAGLTPTVTGVVDSVIHTVRATVPVGTDLAKLAPTFILSQNAIISPASAVAQNFSKPVSYTVTAMDSSVQPYTVTVSTASTITNGGSLVYIGSGSGNFFAIDGGTGVTKWRMSTGTSISSSAFVAAGLVFTGSENGNIYAFDAEAGTQRWKFGTGSSVLSSPVVSGTLVYVGSEDQNLYALNALTGVQRWKFGTAGGVTSSPTVVNGTVYFASKDQTLYALDAATGTQRWKFGAGGKITSSPAVVGGLVYIGTNDYNLYALDAVTGVIKWKFSTGGIITSSPVVADGVVYVGGEDQNLYALDAATGVLRWKYGTSGRITGSAAIDNGLVYFGSDDKTFYALDTATGKFRWKFSTGSVISASPIVYNGFIYIGGQDTSLYCLNSTSGVLRWRVPLDAKLLSSPCLATTDLVPFAAGISGGHQ
- the malQ gene encoding 4-alpha-glucanotransferase, producing the protein MLQQRSSGLLLHITSLPSAHGVGDLGAEAYRFADFLEDSGQTYWQILPLTPVDPGAGFSPYSSPSAFAGNILMINLEKLAEENLLSPDQLAIFNEQPVRDVTVTEAPGTSGDTATGVLAGPLVLAPSTLHAAWIKKRPLLVQAAETFLRDATPAQRSDYDRFCALQADWLDDYALFTALQESTGEPAWVRWPTELVRREPVALAQQTELLHEQIEILKVLQYFFTQQWNGLMAYCYAKKIHLMGDIPIYVQFNSADVWANPDLFKLDANFQPLFVAGAPPDYFSEYGQRWGNPIYDWAEHERTGFAWWMRRLRHQMSLYSLTRLDHFLGFAVYWEIPASEPTAKVGEWVKAPIEAFMHAMHRQFVQLPIIAEDLGAKAADIQPYLRHYGIPGMRVIQFGFGHDMPTSTYAVHNHAENFVVYSGTHDNNTTLGWFRESDELHRQRMNDYLGIEVTEENVVDQVCRLTMQSVARLAILPVQDVLNLDETNRMNTPGLGGRSWQWRLQSGQLTNEVAQKLLALTKMTGRV